In Myxococcales bacterium, the DNA window GGTGTCGTCGGGGCCGTGCTCTTCGTCCTCGTGTGGTTCGGCGTGGCCTACGCGGCCGAGCACGTCGGCTCGTTCCGCCGCCTCGCGCGCCATCCGGCTACCTACGGGCTCTCGCTCGGCGTCTACGCCACTTCGTGGACGTTCTCGGGCAGCGTGGGGTTCGCCGTCGACCACGGCCTCGCCTACGCGGCTACCCCGATCGGGTTTTCGCTCGCGTGCTTCGGTGCGCCGTTTCTGTTCGCTCCGATCGCTCGCGTGGTGCGCGCGCACGGCGCAGCGAGCCTCGCCGACCTCTTCGCGTTCCGCTACGCGAGCCAGGCCATCGGCGTCTTGGTGACGTTGCTCTCGCTCGTGAGCTCGGCGCCTTACCTGGCCGTGCAAATCCAGGCCGTGGCGAGCGCGAGCGAAGGGCTCGGCGTGGGGCACGTGTGCTCCGGCGCCGTCTTTTCGCTCCTGGTGCTCGTGTTCACGGTGTCGTTCGGTGTGCGAGATGCATCTACACGGGGGTCCCACCCGGGGCTCGCGCTCGCCATGGGGGTCGAGAGCCTCGTGAAGGCGCTCGCGCTCGGCGCCGTGGCCGTCGTGGCCTACTTGGCCCTGCGCAGGACCGGCAACGACGTGCCGGTTGGGACGTTGGCGTTCCCCACCGGCGTGGCCGGAGTCCGCGGCGCGACCTGGAGCTCGATCGTGCTCCTCTCGGCGCTCTCCGCGTTCGTCCTGCCGAGGCAGTTCCACATGGCGTTCGTCGAGGCGCCGCGCTCCTCCGAGGCGAGGCGCCGTGCCATGGACTACGCCACGTGGGTCACGCCCGCGCTCCTCTTCGTGATGTCGCTCGCCGTGCCGTTCATCCTCGCGTCGGGCCGCGTCCTCGCGGCGAACGAGCGGCCCGACAAGCTCGTCTTCCACGTCTCGCGCGAGGTGCCCTGGGTAGCTGCTCTCGCCTTCGTGGGAAACGCTGCGGCCGCGAGCTCCATGATGGTCGTGACGGCGCTCGCGTGCGGGACGATGGTGCTTCATCACCTCGTCCTCCCGGTCTCGGGGGCGCTGCATCGCGGCGATCCGGCCGGTACGCGGGCCGACGTCTACGCGAGTCTCTTGCGTGCGCGCCGCGCGTCGGTGGCTTTCGTGCTCACGCTCGGGTTCCTCTCGTTTCTCGTCGTGTCGAAGGTCGAGGGGCTCGTCGAGATCGGCCTCGTGGCGTTCGTCGGGTCGGCGCAGCTCGCTCCGGGGCTGCTCGGCGTCGTGCGCTTCCGCGGGGTGAGTCGGGTGGGCGTCACGGTGGGCCTCGTGCTCGGCACGATCGCGTGGGCGTGCCTGCTCGTGGCTCCCCTCGTGCTCGCTGCGCTGGGCGTGAGGTCGTCGCTGCTGGATGCGCTCGGGCAGGGCCAGACCGAGCCGTGGACGCGGGCGACGTTCGTGTCTCTCTCTCTCAACTTGGTCGGCATGATCGTGGGCTCGATCGCCGTGCCACCCGAAGCCGTCGAGCGCGACGCCGCGGCCGCTTGCACGGAGGACGCACTGCGGGAGCGGCCCGCCGCCGGCGCCCTCGACACCGTCGAGATCGAGAACCGCCTCGCCTCGCAGCTGGACCGGACCTTCGCGCGCCAAGAGCTCGGGCTCGCCCTCCGAGAGGCGGGTGTGGGGGAGGGGACTCTCTCTTCTGCGGAGGCGAACGTCGTGCGGCAGGGGCTCGAGCCTCGGCTCGCGGGATACGTGGGGCCGCTCAGGGCGCGCACGGTGGTCGACGCGGCGTTCTCGGTCGATCGCACGTCGGGGCCCGAGGCGGCGCTTCGCGCGCTCGACGAGGCGCTGACGCGCACCCAGGCTCGTTTGTCGGGGCCACTCGCGCACCTCGAAGCCGTGCGCGCGTGGGTGAGGCGCCTCGTCGACGAGCTGCCGGTCGGAGTGGTGGTCGTGGGGACCCGTGGTGACGTGGTCCTGTGGAATCGCGCGATGGCCGAGCTCTCGTCGATTCCTGACGTGCAGGCCACGGGGCGCGCCATCGGTGCCCTGCCTCCGCCGTGGAGCGCCGTTCTGTCTACGTCGAAGGCCGAGGGTAGTGATGCGCAGACGTGCGAGGCAAACGCGGAGGGTCGCTCACTACTCGTTCGGCGCGGGGGCACGCAAGATGGGCTCCTCGTGCTCGTCGTGGAGGACCACACCGAACGACGGCGACTCGAGGAAGGCCTCGCGCACCACGACAAGTTGGGCTCGCTCGGGCGGCTCGTCTCGGGTGTTGGGCACGAGATCGGCAACCCCTTGGCCGCGCTCGGGCTCGTGCTCGAGAGGCTCCATGGAGAGGTGGGCGCGGGTCTTCCATCCTCGGTCGGTGAGGTCGACGACGCGCTCGCGCTCGTGCGCCGCATCCGCACGATCCTAGGAGATTTGCGGGGGTACGCGCGCGGGGTCGAGGGCGTGGCTCGCGAGCCGGTCGAGCTCGGCCCGGTGGTCTCCGAGGCCGTGCGCTTGCTCTCCCTCTCCGGCGAGCGACGAGGCGTCGAGGTGCTCGTCGCCATCCCCGACACGCTCACCGTGCTCGGGGACCGCTCCCGTATCGCGCAGATCGTCGTCAACCTGGTCGACAATGCCATCGACGCGAGCCCCGACGGGAGCGCCGTGGAGGTGCAAGCCCAGATCGACGGCGATCGCGCCGTGCTCGAGGTCCGCGACGACGGGCCCGGTATCCCCGAGGAGCTCGCCTCGCGCATCTTCGAGCCCTTCGTGACGACGAAAGACGTCGGGAAGGGCACCGGGCTCGGGTTATGGGTAGTGTGGGCGCTCACCTCGCACATGGGCGGTGAGGTGACGGTCGACTCGGCCCCGGGGCGAGGTACGGTTATGTCGGTGAAGCTCCCCCTTGCGCCCGACGAGACCTCCACCAACGAGAAGCTCGCATGAGAAACGTGCTCCTCGTGGAAGACGAGCCGGTCTTGAGGCGGGAGGTTCGCAAGCTCCTCGAAGGCGCTGGCTACATGGTGGTCGAATGCGAGACCCTCGACGAAGCCAGGGCAGGTCTCGAGCGCGGTGGCGTCGACGTCGTCGTGTCCGACCTTCGCCTCCCCGGCGGCCTCGGCACCGATCTCCTCCCGCTCGCCGGCGCCGTGCCGCTCTTGCTCATGACGGGGTACGCGTCCGTGCGGTCCGCGGTCGACGCCATGAAGCGCGGCGCGGCCGACTACCTCCCGAAGCCGTTCGATCCCGACGAGCTGCTCGCGGTCGTCGCGCGCCTCGTGCGGAAGGACGGCGCCGCGGCTCGTACGGCCCCCTCGGAGCCTCCGCGAGAGCCACGCATCCTCGGTGCGTCTCCGGCCATGGACGATCTCCGCGCCAAAATCGCGCGCGTCGCGGCGACCGACGTGCCGGTCCTCGTCTTGGGCGAGTCGGGCACCGGGAAGGAGCTGGTCGCGCGGGCGCTTCACGACGAGAGCGCGCGGCAGGCGGGGCCGTTCGTCGCGGTCAACTGCGCGGCGATCCCGGAGAGCCTCGTCGAGGCGGAGCTCTTCGGCTCGTCGCGCGGCGCCTTCACCGGGGCCACGTCGGACCGGCCCGGGCTCGTCGAGGCCGCGGCTCGCGGTACGCTCTTCCTCGACGAGATCGGCGAGGTGCCGCTCGCGGTCCAAGCGCGGCTCCTGCGGTTCCTTCAAGAGAGCGAGGTGCGCCGCGTCGGTGACACCCGCTCCAAGAAGGTCGACGTGCGGGTCGTCGCGGCCACGCACCGCGATCTGCCCGCGCTCGTTCGGGCGGGGACGTTCCGCGAGGACCTCTACTACCGTTTGCGCGTGATGGAGCTCACCGTGCCGCCGCTCCGCGCCCGGGGCGACGACGTCCTCGCGCTCGCTCGTCTGTTCGTGACGAGCTCGGCTTCGCGCTGGAAGCGACCCGCTCCCGTGCTCTCGCGCGCCGCCGAGGCGTGCCTTGCTCGGCACTCTTTCCCGGGGAACGTGCGCGAGCTCGAGAACGCCGTGGCCCGCGCGGTCGTGCTCGCGGGCGAGGTGATCGAGCCCGAGCACCTCGCGCTCGTTCCCGAGGGCTCGCTCTCCTCGGTGGCGAGCGGACCGGTCCCGTCGCCCGAGCCGAGCGACTCGTCCCTCGAGTCGTACTTCGTGCGCTTCGTCCGGGAAAACCAGGATCGCATGAACGAGATCGAGCTCGCCGCCGCGCTCGGCATCTCGCGAAAGACGCTGTGGGAGCGGCGCCTCAAGCTCGGCGTATCGCGCCCGAAGCCCACCAAGAAGGGGTAATCGCTCGTATGCGGGTGTGCGCCATCGTGTGTGTGTCGGTCGCCTTCGCGCTCTCCGCGGCGTGCAAGGGCTCGTCACGAGGAGGAGAAGAAGCAGGCGCGCGCCCCGCCTCGTCCTCTCCTCCGGGCGTGCCGAAGGTCGCCTTGGCGTGGCCCTCGCTCCCCACGACGCCCGAAGCGGCTCGTGCGGTGGTCGATGCATACGCGGTGCGAAAGACCCACGCGAAGCGGCCCGAGCCGACCTCGGCGCGTGATCTCCTCGAGCACCTCGGCGCGGTCGAGCTCGCGCGTGCTCCGTCGGGAGATGCCGCCGTGAAGAGCGCGCTTCTGAGACGCGTCTCCGAAGGCACCGGCGATGGGTATCTTCTGGTCGGCGTGAGCCACGCGTCCGGGGAGCCCGTGGTCGCCTTTCGCAGGCTCGTCGAAGGCCCCGGCAGCTACACCCACGTCGGTCTCGAGCCGCTCGCGGCCGATGGCCACTGGTCGGGCCTCTCGGACGCGGAGCAACGCGGCTCGAGCGCGCTCCTCGCGACGTACATGACCAAGGGCGACGCCGAATCGCTCGAGGCGCTCCGCGTCGCGCACGACACCCACGACTACGCGGCGTGGAAGCTCGGGTACGCGAGTCTCGTGCTCGACCTCGTGCCTCCGTCGCGCGCCGGAGCCTATGCGCTCGTGCCACTGGACATGCCGCCGCACCTTAAGACGAAGCTGGCAGCCCTCGGGGATCGGCTCCTCGACGTGCGCGAGCTGCACGCGTTTTTCGCCCTCCGCGAGGCCCTCTCGGGGCCGCGGCCGCGGGCACGTGTGGCGATGCTGTGGGGCGACGCTCACGTAGGGCAGTCGGGCATCGCACGTTTCCTCCCGGTCGGCGCGACGGTGGTCTCGGTGCACGTGCTCGGGCTCGAGGCGGAGCCCGGTCGGACCTCGGACGAACGCGACGCCGGGCCTCCGGCGACCACCGTGCTGGACCCGTTGCTCGTGCCCATGCCCTCTGGAGACCTCGCGCTCGTGCTCCCCTCTCCAGGCGCCGATTCGCGCGTGGATCGCGTGCGGCGTGCCGATGGCGACGGGGGCGAGACGAGGCTCCTCGTGTCGGGCGAGCCGGGCATGGTGGTGACGGTGGGCGGCCACACGATCCGCGTCACGGCGAAGGCGCAGGCGATCCCGGCGAGCGCGGGTGATCTCACCTACGTGGTGGAGCGGAAGGGGACTCGGATCGTCGGAGCGCTCACGCTCGTCGCCGGGGAGGCGTGCGAGCTCCGCGCCGACCGGGCCGGACTCCACGTCGAGCATCACCTCCCGAAGGACGCCGATCGTCCGCGATGATGGGCCGCGGGGCGGTCGTAGCGCCGTGCGCGCGTCTTCGCTCACCTCGACGTGCGACGTCGGCGTGCGGCGTGCGTACCTCGGGCAGCGAACCGACGATGCCCCCGAAACCCCTCTCGACCCGGACCGCCTATCTCTCCGTGGTAGCCGCGCTCGGCGCCCTCGCGTGCGGGAAAATTGCGCCCGATCCCGGATCGAGCCCGGACGCGGGCCCCCCTCTCGCCAGCCCCTCGTCGCTCGTGCCTACCGACGCGGGACCTCGCCCCATCGTGTGGGGGATTGTAGGTGTCGGGCAGTCGCTGGCCATCGGCACGCGCCGCGGGGCCGAGCCCTACGAGCCCGTCGTGAAGAGCGCGGGGGAGGGGCATTTCATGCTCCGAAACCTCACGGGAGGCACGGCGGACAGCGTGCCGTTCGCGTGGGCCCGGCCCGCGTCCGAGTGGCAGCTCTCGCAGCTCTCGGAGCCCCTTCGCGAGCGAGGGACGGGGGTGCACGCGTGGCCCGAGAACGTGGCGTCGCAGTCGCCTCACACGCCCTTCGCGGCCGAGATCGACCGCCTCTCGTCGGGCACGATCCGAACGGCGCACGTCGTCGTGGGGCAAGACGGTCAGCCGATCTCGGCGCTCGCGAAAGGGGGAACGCAGCCGAGCTACGCCGCGGCGCTCGCCGAGGCCACGAGGCTCCGCGAGCTGCTCGCGGCCCGGGGTATGGAGCTTCGGTTCGCGGCGGTGCTCCTCACACACGGCGAGAGCGACGACACGAACCCCGCCTACGCGGACGACATCGTGAAGCTCCAGGCCGACTACGAGCGCGATCTCGACGCGGTTACGGGCCACGCGGATCGTGTCCCGATCTTTCTCACGCATCCGTCCGCGGGCTACGCCGGTCGCTCCGGCGAGGGCTATAACGGTGCCATTTTCGCCATGTCCCGCGCGGCTCGCGAGCACCCCGATCGCGTCCGCCTCGTGGGAAGCAAGACCCACCTCGAGTACCTCGAGAACGATTTTCACCTCACGGCCGCCGGAACTGCGGAGCTCGGCCGGCTCTACGCGCGGCACGTCCTCCCTTGGATCGCGCGTGGCACGTTCGTGGAGCCGCTCGTCCCGGTGCGGATCGAGCGCTCGGGGACGCGCGTGACCGTAGTCGTCAATCGCCCCGTCGTCGACGACCCTCGCCTCTTCGGAGAAACCCACGCGCAGGGGCCCTGGGAGAACGCGCTCGGCCTCGAGGTCACCGCGGAGGATGGCACGCCCATCGCGGTGGAGTCGACCGAGCTCGACGGCGAGCGGATCGTTCTGTCGTGTGCTTCGGTGCCAGCGTTCGTCTCGCATGCGCTCTACGCAGATGGCCCGTCGCCAGCGCTCCGCCGCGTTCGCCTCCGCGACCGCGACGGCGAGTGGCTCGTCCAGTTCCGCGAGCCCGTGCCGGGCGACTGAAGGCCCTCAGGCCTTCGGCTTCGCCTTGCCGAGCACCCGGTTTCGGAGCACGAGGGCCGGCTCCTCGACGCGCACGGTGAAGAGCACGCCGAGCGCGAAGGTGAGCGTCACGTACACGATCGAGCCGACGACGCCGCTGCCGAGGTGCTTCGTGATGTACGGCCCCACCACCGGGTGCCACAAATACCAGTTGTAGCTGTAGTACGCGACGAACCGCACGGGCCAAAAGAGGCCTTGGAGCGGGCCCTTCGTCGGGTCGGTGTGGTAGGCGCCCAAGATCGCGAGGAACACCGAGAACGGCACGAGGGTGAAGAGGATCACCTTGTGGAAGAAGTCCCCGATGGGCATACCGCGCTTCTCGGCGAGCACGTCGAACGCGAGCGCCCCGAAGAAGATCACCACGCCCGCGAGCACGAGAGGCAGCCTCGGCGCCCGCTTGACGAGCTCGGGCTTGAAGCGAACGAGCACGGCGAGCAGCACACCCCACGCGAGCGCGTCGATGCGGTTGTGGGTGGCCGAGTACGTCTCTTTGCCGAAGCGAAAGCCCGCGAGCTTCCCGAGCATCCCGAGGGCGATGGCGCCACCGACGAGGAAGAAGAGCGGCTTGATCTTCTGCCCCGTGATGCGACGGAGCACGAGCATCGACACGGGCAAGAGCACGTAGAAGTGCTCCTCGACGCACAAGGACCACACGTGATCGAACGCGGGGTGCGGCGTGCCTCGGTAGTTCTGGAAGAAGAAGAGGTACCGAGGCCAGTGCTCGATCGTGATGAGCATCTCGGGCCGCTCCACGCGGTAGAGCAGGTACGCCGCGCCCGTGCCCACGAAGAGCATCGTGTAGTACGAGGGCCAGATCTTGAACGCGCGCGCCGCGAAGAAGCTCGGGAAACGAAAGGGCTCCGGCGTGTCCCATTTGGCCACCAAGATGCGGCCGATGAGGAGCCCCGACACGACGAAGAACACGTCCACCCCGAGGTACCCGTAGGGCAGGATCTCCCCGTGGTAGAGCACCACGGTGAGGATCGCGAGCCCACGGAACACGTCGACCGCGGGCACCCTCCCCTCCTGCGAGAGAGACTTCCGGACCTCGCGCCCGAAGATGGCATCGCGCACGGAATCGAGGGGAGAGGTCGTCATGTCGGAGGTTCGTGGATGGGGCGTGGAAGGCCGCTGACGCGCGGCACGCTACCACGAGGTCACGCGCCGGCTCCGGCCGGTTGACCCATCACCCTAGTCGATGGGATCTATCGGAAGATCGTCTCTTCCGTCGATAGGTTGGCGGTCCTACCCTCTTCGCTCGAGGAGGCTCCCATGACCCAGTCCGCTTCGTCCCCGTCGTTCACCGTTCGCCGCGCCGCCGATCGCGGCCGCGCCGAGCACGGGTGGCTCTCGTCGCGCCATACGTTCTCGTTCGCCGACTACCACGACCCACGTTGGATGGGCTTTCGTGCCCTGCGCGTCATCAACGACGACCGCGTCGCGGCCGCCAAGGGCTTCGGCACGCACGGCCACAAGGACATGGAGATCGTGTCGTACGTGCTCGCGGGCGAGCTCGGCCACAAGGACTCGATGGGCAACGGCTCGGTCATCGTGCCCGGAGACGTGCAGCGGATGAGCGCCGGCACGGGGGTGCTCCACAGCGAGATGAACCCTTCGCCGACGAGCCCGGTGCACTTTCTCCAGATCTGGATCCAGCCGAGCGAGCGCGGCATCGCGCCGGGGTACGAGCAGAAGCGGTTCTCGCGCGAGGAGAAGCTCGGGGTCATGCGCCTCGTGGCGTCCCCCGACGGGAGCGGGGGGAGCGTCGTGATCCACGCCGACGCCCGGCTCTACGCCACGATCGTCGAGGCGGGCACGTCGGTGACTCATACCGTACCGTCGGGTCGGCACACGTGGATTCACGTCGCCAAAGGCGAAGTGACGCTCGGGGATCTCACGCTCGACGCGGGCGACGCGGCGTTCTCGAGCGACGCGGGTACGTTCAGGCTGTCGGGCGATGGGGAGGTGCTCGTGTTCGACCTCGGCTGAGGCCGGACTTCGCTACTTGATGATGGGCGCGCAGTTCGTGAACTTGAGCGTCGTCTCGAGGCGGAAGTTCGACTCGACCGTGTGGCGCTCCGCGAAGAAGAAGTCGAGCGCGTAGGTCTGGCCCTTCACGATGCCGAGGCGCGCGGCTTCGGCGTCGAGGTCGACCGTGGCCTCTTGGGCGACGTGCACTCCGCCGAGGTCGACCACACGTTTTCCGCCGATGAAGACCCAGACGTCGTCGTCGCCGCGGAACTTGAACACCTCGCCGCCGCCGTACGAAAACTCGGTGTGGAGCTCGTACGTGAAGTGGTAGTCGTGTGGGAAATTTGGAGTGTTTCCGAAGCCTTCGGGGTCGTTGTCGAGCGGGAAGAACGCGTTCGAGTCGAACACGGTGCGGCCGGTCTGCGGGTCGACCTGGGCGGGGAGCAAGAACAGCTTCTTCTGGTTCACGTTCGGGGTGTCGCGGAACCACTGGTCGAACGCTGCCTTGCCGTTCGTCGTCGGGGTGGTCGGGTTCCCGGCGTACACGGGCTTGCCGTCAGCGCCGATCGTCTCTTCGACCATGCCGCGATCGTCGCCGGTCGTGCC includes these proteins:
- a CDS encoding acyltransferase gives rise to the protein MTTSPLDSVRDAIFGREVRKSLSQEGRVPAVDVFRGLAILTVVLYHGEILPYGYLGVDVFFVVSGLLIGRILVAKWDTPEPFRFPSFFAARAFKIWPSYYTMLFVGTGAAYLLYRVERPEMLITIEHWPRYLFFFQNYRGTPHPAFDHVWSLCVEEHFYVLLPVSMLVLRRITGQKIKPLFFLVGGAIALGMLGKLAGFRFGKETYSATHNRIDALAWGVLLAVLVRFKPELVKRAPRLPLVLAGVVIFFGALAFDVLAEKRGMPIGDFFHKVILFTLVPFSVFLAILGAYHTDPTKGPLQGLFWPVRFVAYYSYNWYLWHPVVGPYITKHLGSGVVGSIVYVTLTFALGVLFTVRVEEPALVLRNRVLGKAKPKA
- a CDS encoding pirin family protein → MTQSASSPSFTVRRAADRGRAEHGWLSSRHTFSFADYHDPRWMGFRALRVINDDRVAAAKGFGTHGHKDMEIVSYVLAGELGHKDSMGNGSVIVPGDVQRMSAGTGVLHSEMNPSPTSPVHFLQIWIQPSERGIAPGYEQKRFSREEKLGVMRLVASPDGSGGSVVIHADARLYATIVEAGTSVTHTVPSGRHTWIHVAKGEVTLGDLTLDAGDAAFSSDAGTFRLSGDGEVLVFDLG
- a CDS encoding fibro-slime domain-containing protein, translated to MSRPFLRALVAPAALTLLAGFVACETTVGPDATFDAGGDGRDSSVDTGSTVPDGGFPLPDGGTRPDGGDGGCGPSLLGVLRDFKGKDEPGGHPDFEGTTGDDRGMVEETIGADGKPVYAGNPTTPTTNGKAAFDQWFRDTPNVNQKKLFLLPAQVDPQTGRTVFDSNAFFPLDNDPEGFGNTPNFPHDYHFTYELHTEFSYGGGEVFKFRGDDDVWVFIGGKRVVDLGGVHVAQEATVDLDAEAARLGIVKGQTYALDFFFAERHTVESNFRLETTLKFTNCAPIIK
- a CDS encoding PAS domain-containing protein, coding for MTPAALGVVGAVLFVLVWFGVAYAAEHVGSFRRLARHPATYGLSLGVYATSWTFSGSVGFAVDHGLAYAATPIGFSLACFGAPFLFAPIARVVRAHGAASLADLFAFRYASQAIGVLVTLLSLVSSAPYLAVQIQAVASASEGLGVGHVCSGAVFSLLVLVFTVSFGVRDASTRGSHPGLALAMGVESLVKALALGAVAVVAYLALRRTGNDVPVGTLAFPTGVAGVRGATWSSIVLLSALSAFVLPRQFHMAFVEAPRSSEARRRAMDYATWVTPALLFVMSLAVPFILASGRVLAANERPDKLVFHVSREVPWVAALAFVGNAAAASSMMVVTALACGTMVLHHLVLPVSGALHRGDPAGTRADVYASLLRARRASVAFVLTLGFLSFLVVSKVEGLVEIGLVAFVGSAQLAPGLLGVVRFRGVSRVGVTVGLVLGTIAWACLLVAPLVLAALGVRSSLLDALGQGQTEPWTRATFVSLSLNLVGMIVGSIAVPPEAVERDAAAACTEDALRERPAAGALDTVEIENRLASQLDRTFARQELGLALREAGVGEGTLSSAEANVVRQGLEPRLAGYVGPLRARTVVDAAFSVDRTSGPEAALRALDEALTRTQARLSGPLAHLEAVRAWVRRLVDELPVGVVVVGTRGDVVLWNRAMAELSSIPDVQATGRAIGALPPPWSAVLSTSKAEGSDAQTCEANAEGRSLLVRRGGTQDGLLVLVVEDHTERRRLEEGLAHHDKLGSLGRLVSGVGHEIGNPLAALGLVLERLHGEVGAGLPSSVGEVDDALALVRRIRTILGDLRGYARGVEGVAREPVELGPVVSEAVRLLSLSGERRGVEVLVAIPDTLTVLGDRSRIAQIVVNLVDNAIDASPDGSAVEVQAQIDGDRAVLEVRDDGPGIPEELASRIFEPFVTTKDVGKGTGLGLWVVWALTSHMGGEVTVDSAPGRGTVMSVKLPLAPDETSTNEKLA
- a CDS encoding sigma-54-dependent Fis family transcriptional regulator, yielding MRNVLLVEDEPVLRREVRKLLEGAGYMVVECETLDEARAGLERGGVDVVVSDLRLPGGLGTDLLPLAGAVPLLLMTGYASVRSAVDAMKRGAADYLPKPFDPDELLAVVARLVRKDGAAARTAPSEPPREPRILGASPAMDDLRAKIARVAATDVPVLVLGESGTGKELVARALHDESARQAGPFVAVNCAAIPESLVEAELFGSSRGAFTGATSDRPGLVEAAARGTLFLDEIGEVPLAVQARLLRFLQESEVRRVGDTRSKKVDVRVVAATHRDLPALVRAGTFREDLYYRLRVMELTVPPLRARGDDVLALARLFVTSSASRWKRPAPVLSRAAEACLARHSFPGNVRELENAVARAVVLAGEVIEPEHLALVPEGSLSSVASGPVPSPEPSDSSLESYFVRFVRENQDRMNEIELAAALGISRKTLWERRLKLGVSRPKPTKKG